The following are encoded together in the Phaseolus vulgaris cultivar G19833 chromosome 9, P. vulgaris v2.0, whole genome shotgun sequence genome:
- the LOC137821034 gene encoding protein RESPONSE TO LOW SULFUR 3-like, with protein MVLTMMAAIGIGSGKQERKMLPAPAENELKKRNEELEKELRESKDREEQMKRELHSAWERLRVAEEAEERLCSQLGELEAEAVYHARDYHAQIVSLMEQLSRAQSLLLKTGASSIPLPSSS; from the coding sequence ATGGTGCTAACTATGATGGCGGCGATCGGCATCGGCTCCGGGAAGCAAGAGAGGAAGATGCTTCCAGCGCCGGCAGAGAACGAACTGAAGAAGCGGAACGAGGAGCTCGAGAAGGAGCTCAGAGAAAGCAAGGATCGAGAGGAGCAGATGAAGCGCGAGCTTCACAGCGCGTGGGAGAGGCTGCGCGTGGCCGAAGAGGCCGAGGAGAGGCTCTGCTCGCAGCTCGGGGAGCTCGAAGCGGAGGCAGTTTACCATGCACGTGACTACCACGCGCAAATCGTCTCCCTCATGGAACAGCTCTCACGCGCGCAGAGCCTCCTTCTCAAGACCGGCGCCTCCTCCATTCCGCTTCCTTCCTCCTCgtaa